The genomic stretch CCCGCCAGTCGCGTGGCAGCGCCACGGAGATGCCAAAGCCGTCATCCCGCTCCGTGCGCCAGACGGAGCGCTCCGCCACCACGCCCCCCGCCAGCACCACCGCCGCCACCACCATCCCCACCGGGCGCAGCCAGCCCGTGTCCGGGTGCCAGCGCGGCTCCAGGAAGACGCCGGCCAGCAGCCCCGCGAGCAATCCGCCCAGGTGCCCCGCGTTGTCCACGCCCACCGACGTCCACCCCATCCATAGGAAGACGAGCACCGTGGGCACCGCGGCCTCGCCGGACATCCACCGCGCCGGCAGCTTCGCCCGGTGACGCCGGCCGAGGACAAGCAGTGCCCCTACACAGGCGTACACGAGCCCGGAGGCCCCCACGCTCACCGCCCCGGAGCTGCCGAGCGAGCCCGCCATGGTGGCCAGCCCCGCCGCCACCAGCAGCGCCGCGTAGTCCCGGCGCCGGCACAGGCGCTCCAGGCCGCTTCCCGCCGCCAGCAGCACCAGGACATTGAGGGCCAGGTGGAGCAAGTCCCGGTGCAGGAAGTTGGCGGTGACGAGCCGCCAGACCTGGCCCGCGTCCACCACCAGAGGCCCCGCCTTCGCGCCCCACCGCAGCAGGGTGTCCAGCCCCACCGGCCCCGCCGCTCGCGCCGCGCCGTGGATGCCCACCAGCACGGTCGCGAGGATCAAGGTGAGCCAGGGCGCCCCCCCAAGTCGCATCCCACCGGCCGATTGACCGATGGACAACAGCCTCGCCTGCCCCTCTTCCTCGGGAGAAAGTCGTGTCTTTTGAGGGGGATACATGGCTTGTACAGGGAAAGGCCGTTCTGCTATGACTGTACGCGGATCGGACCCGTGCTGAAGCTCATCATCGAAGACGACGAGGGGCGCAAGACCGTTGTTCCCTTCGTGCGTGACGAGATCACCATCGGCCGTCAGGAGGGAAACACCATCCGCCTGACGGAACGGAATGTGTCTCGGCGTCACGCACGATTGGTGCGACTCAATGGCCACGTCGTAGTGGAAGACCTGGGGAGCTATAACGGCACCCGGATCAACGGCGAGCGAATCGCGGGTCAGTCGCCCCTGAAAGAGGGCGACCTGGTCCAGATTGGCGACTACGACCTCGCGCTCCAAGCGGAGGGCGTGGCCAATGCCGTAGGCCCCATCACCACCAAGGTGCCCGCCCGCCGGCCGGAACCCGAGCCGGAGGAGGACGACTCCGACGACGAGGAGCCGGAGGAGAGCGAGCACACCCCGCCCTCCCTCAGCGCCGCGGACGCGCGCCGTCACTCCACCTCCATCATCCGGTTGGATCAGGTGGAGGCGGATCGACCGCGCAAGGTGGTGGACGTGCCCGCCGAGGACGCTCCCCGCCTGCTCGTGCTGTCCCCGGACGAGCTCAAGGGCCAGGAGTTCGCCTGCATCCGCACGGAGCTGCGGATCGGCCGCACCGACGACAACGACATCACCTTGGATCATCGGTCGCTGTCGCGCACCCACGCCAAGCTCGTCCGCGAGGACGCTGGCGAGTGGCGCGTCATCGACATGCAGTCCGCCAACGGGATGACGGTCAACGGTGAGAGCTACGCGCAGGCCACGCTCGCCACCGGTGACATCATCGAGCTGGGGCACGTGAAGCTGCGCTTCGTCAACGCCGGTGACGCGTCGGACGACGTGGCCGCGGGTGGCGGCTCGCGCTCGAAGCTGCCCCTGGTGGCGGGCCTCGCGGCCCTGCTGCTCGGCGGAGGCGGCGGAGCCTTCTGGTACATGAACCAGCAGGGCACCCAGCCGACGGCGCCCCCGGTCATCGCGCAGACGCCCACGCCCCCTCTGGACGAGGATCCGCAGCCGACCATCGACGAACAGGCCGCGGCCAACGCCCCCTCGCCCACGACGGCAGCGGCGACGCAGACACCTGAAACGCCTCCGCCCCCGCGTGGCCCCTCCATGGAGGAGCAGCGCGCGGTCGCCGACAAGGCGATTGCGGCGCGTGACTTCGACACAGCCGTGGACGCGCTGGAGCGCATCAAGGATGCCAACGGCCAGCGCCCCCGCGACGTGGAGACCCGGCTCGACGAGGCGCGCGCCGAGCAGTTGATGAAGCGGCGGCTCGACGACGTCCGCAAGGCCCTGGGCGACGGCAAGCTGCCGGAGGCCGAGGAAGCCCTGCGCGAGAGTGCCGCCACCAAGGCGTTCGCCAAGGAGTACGCGGCGCTGAAGACGCAGGTCGCCGAGGCTCAGAAGAAGGCGGCTCCGCCCGTCACGGTTCCCACCTCCGGCACGGAGAAGGCGCCGCCCGCCGCGCAGTCCGCGGCGGCCAAGGCCCAGGCGGACGGCTTCGAGCACATCAAGGGTCTGCGCTACCGGCAGGCCATCGAGCAGCTGAACAAGTGCCTCGACCTGGACCCCACCCGCGCCGAGTGCCACCTCTACCTCGGGTCCGCCTACGCGAATGACAACCAGCCCGAGAAGGGCGCGGTTCACTACAAGCGATTCCTGGAACTTGCGCCCAATCACGCGTACTACGAGCGCGTGAAGGGTTTGGTCGAGAGTTACGAGAATCCCAAGAAGTAGTGGTCTGCCGGAATCACCCTCGCCCCCCGGGGGTATTCCGGTCCCATGGCACTGAACTGCAGCGAGGAGACGCTGTGCAGATTCGCATCCTGGTAGTTGATGATGAGCAGGACAACTGCGACTACCTCAAGCTGGTCCTGACCCGTGAAGGCTACGAGGTCGTGACCACGACGGACCCCACCCAGACGGTGGAAATCCTCCGGGGCTCCGACTTCCACCTCGTCATCCTCGACATGATGATGCCGCAGATGTCGGGCACCGAGGTGCTGGAGCAGATTCGCAAGTACGACACGGACGTGGCCGTCATCGTCGCCACCGCGTACCCCACGGTGGACACGGCAGTGGCCTCGCTCAAGGCGCAGGCTTCCGACTACGTCAAGAAGCCCATGGAGCCGGAGCAGTTCATCACCGCGGTCCGCAACGCCCTCCAGAAGAAGGGATTGTCCCAGGACCCGGAGGCGGACCTGCACCGCGCCATTGGCCGCACCATCCGCGACGCACGCAAGACGCAGGAGCTCACGCTCAAGCAGCTGGCGCGGCGCACGGGCCTGTCGGTGTCGCTGCTGTCGCAGATTGAGCGCGCGGAGTCCTCCGCCTCCATCTCCTCGCTGTACAAGATTGCCTCGGCGCTGCAGCTGCGCATGGGCGAGCTCTTCGGCGATACCTGATGTCGCCGTGGCAGTGCCCCGCCGGCCGCCCTGACTAGCGGCCGGAGAAGCGGGGCGGGCGCTTTTCAAGGAAGGCCGCCCGCCCCTCCTTCGCGTCCTCGCTCCCGAAGGCCGCCGCGCGCAAGCCGCGCAGCCGCGCCCGGTCCGCCTCCTCCAACGGGGCCCGAGCCAGACGCCCGAAGGACTCCTTCATCCCCGACACCGCCAGCGGTGCATGGCTGGCCAGGGTGGCACACAGCGCCAGCGCGCGCGTCTCCGCGTCCGCCAGGCAGTCATCCAGCAGCCCCCACTCCAGCGCCTCCCGCGCGCTCAGCTTCCGCGCCGCGAGGAAGAGCTGCTTGGCGCGCGACACGCCCACCAGGCGCGCGGCCCGGGCCAGCCCTTCCGGGGAGTAGACGATGCCCAGGCGCGCGGGGGGCATGAGGAAGACGGCGTTGGGCGTGCCGATGCGGAAGTCGCACGAGGCCGCCAGGTCGAAGCCGGCGCCCACCGCGGGGCCCTCCACCAGCGCCACACTGGGCGCGGGGTGGGACTCCAGCTTCAGCAGGCACTCCACCAGCAAGTCATCCGGCAGCCGCCCGTCCGCGCCCGGGGGGCCCAGGTGCGTCAAGTCATAGCCGGAACAGAAGGCCCCGCCCGCGCCGCGCACCAGCAAGGCGCGCACATGCGGGGCCGGTTCCAGCGCCGCGTCCAGCCGCGCCAGAAGGCCGTCATCGAGCGCGTTGCGGCGGGCCGGGTTGGACAGCGTCAACACCCGGACCCCGTCGTCGCGGTCCTCGACGTTCAGCGAAGCACCTGTCGCGACGACGGGCTCCACTGCTAGCCGAGCACCACGAGGACATCGCCCTCGTTGACCGACTGCGCCTCCTTCACCCGAATCTCCTTCACCGTCCCGCCATCCTCTGCCTCCACGGGCATCTCCATCTTCATGGATTCGAGGATGACGAGCGTGTCGCCCGCGTTGACCTGCTGGCCGACCTGAACCTCAATCTTCCACACCGTGCCGGTGATGTGCGCCGCTACGTCCGCCATGAATCCGTGCCTCCTCAGGGGTGGGTGGGGCTGGAGCGGGCCCCGCTACGCCGGCTTGGCGTGGTGCTCCAGGAAGTGCGTGTCCAGCTCGCCGGCCTGGAAGGCCGCATCCTGCACGATGCGCAGGTGGAGCGGGATGTTCGTCTTGATGCCTTCGATGCGGAACGACTGGAGCGCCGTCACGGAGCGCTCAATCGCCTGCGCCCGTGTCTCACCGGTGACGATGAGCTTGGCAATCATCGGGTCGTAGTTGGGCGTGACGGTGTTGCCCTCGCCGTAGCCCGCGTCCAGCCGGACGCCCTCGCCCGTGGGCGGCTGGAACACCTTCAGCGGCCCGGGGGACGGGAAGAACTTCACCGGGTCCTCGGCGTAGATGCGGAACTCCAGCGCCGCCCCGCGCCGCTTCACGTCCTCTTGCTTCACCGTGAGGCGCTCGCCCGCGGCGATGCGCAGCTGCCAGCCGATGAGGTCCAGCCCCGTGGTCAGCTCCGTCACCGGGTGCTCCACCTGGAGGCGGGCGTTCATCTCGATGAAGTAGACCTCACCGTCCGAGTACAGGAACTCCACCGTGCCGGCGTTGGCGTAGCCGAAGGCCTTCGCCGCGGCCACGGCGGCCGTGAAGAGCTTCTGCGCCAGCTCCGGGTTGCGCCCGTCCGCGAACAGCACGGAGGGGGCTTCCTCCACCACCTTCTGGTGGCGCCGCTGGATGGAGCATTCCCGCTCCAGGCAGTGGATGAGGTGGCCGTGCTGGTCCCCCAGAATCTGGACCTCGATGTGCCGCGGCGCCGGGAAGTAGCGCTCCACGTACACGCCTTCCTTGCCGAAGGCGGCCTTCGCCCGGTCCGTGCACTGGCGGTAGACCTTCTCCATCTCCGCGGGATTCCTGGCCACCGCCATGCCAATGCCGCCGCCGCCGCTGGCCGCCTTGACGAGCACCGGGTAGCCGATGCGCTCGGCCTCCGCCAGCGCGCTGGCCACGTCGGGCACCACGCCCTCGCTGCCGGGCACCACGGGAACCCCCGCGGCGGACACCAACTTGCGGGCCTGGCTCTTGTCCTTCATCCGCGCCATGGCCTCCGGCGGCGGTCCCACGAAGATGAGCCCCGCGTCCGCGCAGGCCTGGGCGAACTCGCCGTTCTCCGACAGGAAGCCGTAGCCCGGGTGGATGGCCTGCGCACCCGTCTGCTTCGCGGCCTCCAGGATGGCGGCGGTGTTGAGATAGCTGTCCTTGGCCGGTGCGGGGCCGATGCGCACCGCCTCGTCGGCCTCCTTCACGAAGGGCAGCTCGGCGTCCGCGTCCGAATAAACGGCGACCGTCTTGAGCCCCATGCCCCGGGCCACCACGCCGATGCGGCGGGCAATCTCTCCCCGGTTGGCGATGAGCAGCTTCTGGAACATGGCGAAACCCCTGGGGTGCGGGTGCGAAAGGGCGGCGAACCTAACCCTCGCTCCCTCCCAAGACAAGGGTGCGGACGGACGTGCAACAGGTCCCTACAGTCCAGTAAATTTGCGGGTCTACGAGGCGGTGTCGTACCTTGCTCCCCGTGACGCCCCCCTCTTCCTCAAGCCCTGGCGGCGTGGTCAATCTGCACCACGCGCGGCGCGCCAAGCGCCTGGACCTCTACCGTGGCCGGCACACGGACCGCGTGCGCTTCGTGCGTACCACGCTCGAGACTTTGACGCAGAGCGGAACCCTCTTCACCGAGGAGGGCACGCGCCGCGGCCTCTCCTTGCTGAAGGCGCTCCAACTGCTGCAGCGGGCCCACGCGCGCCTGGAGGAAGTGTCCGGCGACGGCGTGCTGCCCGCGGCCCGGCTCCCGGAGCGCGTGGACGCGCTCTATTCGGAAGTCGACGGCCTCTTCGCCCGCGCGGACACCCTGTCCGCACGCGACGAAGCCAGCGTGGCCCAGCTTCCCGCTCGCTGAGCTCCGCTTCTCCCCTGCCCCTTACGGCAGTTCCGTCTGGCCCTGCCGCCGCAGGAAGGTGGGGATGTCGAACTGGTCCTCGTCCAGCGGCAGCGGCGCGTCCTTCACCACCGCGGTGCGGGCGCTCACAGACTTGCTGCTCTCCACGGTGAGCGGCCGCGAGCCGCTGCCCTTCGCGGGCACCAGGCTGGCGACTTCCTCACGCGCGTTGGCGAGCACGGACGGAGCCGGTCGCGACAGCGGCACCTGCACCACCGGCGTCACCGTGCGGACCTTGGGCGCGTCGCGGTGGACGAAGCCCGTGGCGATGATGGTGATCTTCACCTCGTCAGCGATGTTCTCGTCGATGAGCGAGCCGAAGATGATTTCCGCCTCGCTGTCGGCGGCGTCGTGCACCAGCGTCAGGGCCTCGTTGACCTCCTGCAGGGTCATGTCGCGGCCACCGGTGATGTTGATGAGCAGGCCCGTGGCGCCGTCGATGGAGACATCCTCCAGCAGCGGGCTGGCGATGGCCTGCTGCATGGCAATCAGCGCGCGCTTGTCTCCGGTCGAGTGGCCCGTGCCCATGAGCGCGATGCCCTTGTCGCTCATGATGGTCTTCACGTCGGCGAAGTCGACATTGATGTAGCCGTGGTACTGGATGAGGTCGCTGATGCCCTGCACGGCGTTCAGCAGGACCTCGTCCGCGCGCTTGAAGGTCTCCAGCAGCGGCATCGGCTCGTTGGAGAGCGACAGCAGGCGCTGGTTCGGAATCGTGATGAGCGTGTCCACCGCGGCCTTGAGCTCCACGATGCCCTGCTCGGCCTGCTTGCGGCGCTTGTTGCCCTCGAAGAGGAAGGGCTTGGTGACGACGCCCACCGTGAGGCAACCCAGGCTCTTGGCGATGTCCGCGATGATGGGCGCGGCGCCCGTGCCGGTGCCGCCGCCCATGCCGGCGGTGACGAACACCATGTCGGCGCCCTCGAGCACCGCGGCAATCTGGTCACGCGACTCCAGGGCGGCCTCGCGGCCCATCTCCGGGTTGGCGCCCGCGCCCAGGCCCTTCGTCAGCGTCTGGCCCAACTGAAGCCGGGTGGGCGCCTTGCTCGCGGCGAGCGCCTGGACATCGGTGTTGGCGGCGATGAAGTCCACCCGGTCCAGCTTGGACAGGATCATCGTATTGACGGCGTTGCAGCCGGCCCCACCCGCCCCGACGACCCGAATCTTGGCGGCCTGCTTGTTCTGATCGAACTGGTCCATGGTGGTCCTCTCGCCCGGAGTGGCGCGATGCAGCGCGCCTGCTCCCAACCTCCACAATCATCAGCAAGTCCCACGCTTTGGCAAGTATTCCGCTACGAGCCTGTAGCGGGATGCTGCGCGTCCGAGTCCTGACGCGCACTTACGCCAACGCCAGGACGTGCAGGCGTGCGGCGCGGTGGGTGAACTTCGCCCCTTGACTCGCGATACACGGCACTGCTTAGCGGGTGGGACGCAGCATGCCCCAAAAAACGACGGGTGGCCCCGAAATCTCTTTCGGAGCCACCCTCGCTGAAATCACCCGGTGTGTTTCACCGGGGATTCAGAGCCCGTGGGTCAGCGCGCCTCGCGTTCCACTTCCACCTTCCCCACGCGGAGGATGGTGAATCCCACGCGGCGGTTGTTCTCACGGCCCGTCGCCGTCTTGTTGGTGTCCACCGGCTTCGTCTCACCGTAGCCCACCGCCTCCATGCGGCCCTCGGCGATGCCCTCCTTCACCAGGAAGGCCCGCACGTTGTTCGCGCGGCGCTGCGACAGGTCCAGGTTCTTCGCGTCGTTGCCCTGGTCGTCGGTGTGGCCCTCGATGCGGAGCAACTCCACCTGCGGGTTGGCGCGCAGCACCGCGGCCGCCTGCTTCAGCAGCGGAAACGAGCGGGCCAGGATGACGTCCTTTCCGGTCGCGAAGTAGACCTTCTCCAGGATGACGATGCGCTCGCCTTCCACGAGCACCTTCACCGTGCCCTTGTCGGGGCAGCCGTCCTCGTCCTGGAAGCCGTTGATGGTCTCTGGCTCGTTCGGGCACTTGTCCGCCGTGTCGGGAATGCCGTCCCGGTCGTTGTCCGGGTCGGGGCAGCCGTCCTCATCCTGGAAGCCGTCCTTGTCCTCCGGGTCGTTGGGGCAGCGATCATCCGGGTCCATGATGCCGTCGCCATCCGTGTCCACCGGCGGCGGAGGCGGCGCCACATCCGGGCAGCCATCCGAGTCCTCGAAGCCGTTGACCGTCTCCGGCTCGTTCGGGCACGTGTCCGCCGTGTCGGGGATGCCGTCCGCGTCGTTGTCCGGGTCGGGGCAGCCGTCCTCATCCTGGAAGCCGTCCTTGTCCTCGGGCTCCGTCGGGCAGGCGTCGTCGATGTCCAGGATGCCGTCGCCGTCCGTGTCCACCGGCGCGGCCTGCTTGGGCTCACGGGACGGCTCCGGGCTGTAGCTGAAGCCCGCGAGCAGCCGGAAGCCCGGCGTGCCGTAGCCGCGGGTGAGCCCCGGCCCACCGCCGACGTGCGCGGAGAATCCGCCCAGCGCGCGGTACTTCAGCGCCGCCAACAGCTCCAGCGGGCGCTCCTCGGTGTCCTGCTGCTCCAGGTTCACCGCGCCCACCAGCGTGGCCGCGAGCGCCAGCGGCACCTCGCTCACCGTGAAGGGCAGCTCGGCGCCCACGCCGTAGGACACCGCGTTGCCCAGGTTCAGGTTGCGCAGCTGCTGCTTCTCCCGGAAGTCCACGCCCACGTTGGCGGCCACGCGAAACCGCTCGCCGTATTCGGCCACCAGGCGCGGCTGCACGCCCACACCCGAGCCCCCGAGGAAGTCGGAGCCGCCGCCCGTGGGCAGCACCACCGGCACCGTCAGGGCCAGGCCGAAGGAGCCCTCCTCCAGGAGGCGGGCCTTGGGCACCAGGCGCAGGTCACCGATGCCGCCCGAGCCCACGCCCTGGGCGAAGGACGGGTCCACCATGGGCGCCGCCTGCGAACGCTGGAGCGTCACCGGCAGCAGCACGCCGAGCTCGAAGCGGTCGAAGAGGCCCACCGAGCCCATCAGGTCCACACCCACCTGGCTGCGCACCAGCGCGGTGATGAACCGGCCCGAGCGCGGGTCCATGAAGTTGAGCGGCTTGTCCGCGTAGTTGACGGACATGCCCACGTTCCAACCCAGGTGGGAATGCACCTGGGCGCTCTGGACGCCCAGGATGTCCTTCGAGCTCGGCCCCGGCTTGTACTGCTGCACATCGATGGACTGGGACGCGGACAGCGTGGGCACCTGCGCCACGGCCGGCCGCGACACCATCAGGACCGCCAGCGCCAGCACGGCGGCGGCGGCCACAGGGGCCCCACCGGCCCGCCCCGCCGAGCGGCGGAAGCGGCCCAGCAGGGGCAGCCCGAGCAGCAGCAGCGCCAGCGGAGCGAAGGTGCCCGCCCCACTCGTGCTGCACCCACGGCCGGAGATGACGAAGTCGTCGTTGCCGTCCAGCGGGTTGGTCCCACCGGTGACTTCCTCGCCGTCATTCACGCCGCCGCCGTCCGTGTCGGCGTTGTTCGGGTCCGTCTCGCCGTTGTCGAAGGAGCCGTTGCGGTTGGCATCCTCCGCGCCGTCCAGCAGGCCGTCACCGTCCGTGTCCGGGTCGAGCGGGTTGGTGGGGTTGTTACCGCGCACCTCCACGCCGTCCGTCAGGCCGTCATCGTCCGTGTCAGCGTTGTTCGGGTCCGTCTCCGTGGAGTCGACGCGACCGTCATGGTTGGCGTCCTCCTCGCCGTCGCGCAGGCCGTCACCGTCCGTGTCCGGGTTCTTCGGGTCGGTGGTGGTGCTCGGGTCCGCGTCCGGACGGAAGTTGGGCGAGTTGCGGTCCGTATCCGCCGGAGCGCTCTCCAGCGTCACGCCCATCTCCGTGCCGTCCAGGATGCCGTCGTTGTCGCTGTCCGGATCCAACGCGTCGATGAGGCCGTCACCATCCGTGTCGGTGATGCCGTCGATGCCGTCCGGCACGCCGTCGTCGTCGCTGTCCGCGTCGTTGGGGTCCAGGCCCAGCGCGATTTCGGTCGCATCATCGATGCCGTCACCGTCGGAGTCGACGTCGTCCGCGGGGTTGAGCGGATCCGTCTCGTCCG from Myxococcus xanthus encodes the following:
- a CDS encoding response regulator codes for the protein MQIRILVVDDEQDNCDYLKLVLTREGYEVVTTTDPTQTVEILRGSDFHLVILDMMMPQMSGTEVLEQIRKYDTDVAVIVATAYPTVDTAVASLKAQASDYVKKPMEPEQFITAVRNALQKKGLSQDPEADLHRAIGRTIRDARKTQELTLKQLARRTGLSVSLLSQIERAESSASISSLYKIASALQLRMGELFGDT
- a CDS encoding acetyl-CoA carboxylase biotin carboxylase subunit; protein product: MFQKLLIANRGEIARRIGVVARGMGLKTVAVYSDADAELPFVKEADEAVRIGPAPAKDSYLNTAAILEAAKQTGAQAIHPGYGFLSENGEFAQACADAGLIFVGPPPEAMARMKDKSQARKLVSAAGVPVVPGSEGVVPDVASALAEAERIGYPVLVKAASGGGGIGMAVARNPAEMEKVYRQCTDRAKAAFGKEGVYVERYFPAPRHIEVQILGDQHGHLIHCLERECSIQRRHQKVVEEAPSVLFADGRNPELAQKLFTAAVAAAKAFGYANAGTVEFLYSDGEVYFIEMNARLQVEHPVTELTTGLDLIGWQLRIAAGERLTVKQEDVKRRGAALEFRIYAEDPVKFFPSPGPLKVFQPPTGEGVRLDAGYGEGNTVTPNYDPMIAKLIVTGETRAQAIERSVTALQSFRIEGIKTNIPLHLRIVQDAAFQAGELDTHFLEHHAKPA
- a CDS encoding enoyl-CoA hydratase/isomerase family protein, producing MEPVVATGASLNVEDRDDGVRVLTLSNPARRNALDDGLLARLDAALEPAPHVRALLVRGAGGAFCSGYDLTHLGPPGADGRLPDDLLVECLLKLESHPAPSVALVEGPAVGAGFDLAASCDFRIGTPNAVFLMPPARLGIVYSPEGLARAARLVGVSRAKQLFLAARKLSAREALEWGLLDDCLADAETRALALCATLASHAPLAVSGMKESFGRLARAPLEEADRARLRGLRAAAFGSEDAKEGRAAFLEKRPPRFSGR
- the ftsZ gene encoding cell division protein FtsZ; the encoded protein is MDQFDQNKQAAKIRVVGAGGAGCNAVNTMILSKLDRVDFIAANTDVQALAASKAPTRLQLGQTLTKGLGAGANPEMGREAALESRDQIAAVLEGADMVFVTAGMGGGTGTGAAPIIADIAKSLGCLTVGVVTKPFLFEGNKRRKQAEQGIVELKAAVDTLITIPNQRLLSLSNEPMPLLETFKRADEVLLNAVQGISDLIQYHGYINVDFADVKTIMSDKGIALMGTGHSTGDKRALIAMQQAIASPLLEDVSIDGATGLLINITGGRDMTLQEVNEALTLVHDAADSEAEIIFGSLIDENIADEVKITIIATGFVHRDAPKVRTVTPVVQVPLSRPAPSVLANAREEVASLVPAKGSGSRPLTVESSKSVSARTAVVKDAPLPLDEDQFDIPTFLRRQGQTELP
- a CDS encoding FHA domain-containing protein, which codes for MLKLIIEDDEGRKTVVPFVRDEITIGRQEGNTIRLTERNVSRRHARLVRLNGHVVVEDLGSYNGTRINGERIAGQSPLKEGDLVQIGDYDLALQAEGVANAVGPITTKVPARRPEPEPEEDDSDDEEPEESEHTPPSLSAADARRHSTSIIRLDQVEADRPRKVVDVPAEDAPRLLVLSPDELKGQEFACIRTELRIGRTDDNDITLDHRSLSRTHAKLVREDAGEWRVIDMQSANGMTVNGESYAQATLATGDIIELGHVKLRFVNAGDASDDVAAGGGSRSKLPLVAGLAALLLGGGGGAFWYMNQQGTQPTAPPVIAQTPTPPLDEDPQPTIDEQAAANAPSPTTAAATQTPETPPPPRGPSMEEQRAVADKAIAARDFDTAVDALERIKDANGQRPRDVETRLDEARAEQLMKRRLDDVRKALGDGKLPEAEEALRESAATKAFAKEYAALKTQVAEAQKKAAPPVTVPTSGTEKAPPAAQSAAAKAQADGFEHIKGLRYRQAIEQLNKCLDLDPTRAECHLYLGSAYANDNQPEKGAVHYKRFLELAPNHAYYERVKGLVESYENPKK
- a CDS encoding biotin/lipoyl-binding carrier protein; translated protein: MADVAAHITGTVWKIEVQVGQQVNAGDTLVILESMKMEMPVEAEDGGTVKEIRVKEAQSVNEGDVLVVLG